In a genomic window of Brettanomyces nanus chromosome 1, complete sequence:
- the HYR1 gene encoding peroxiredoxin hyr1 — MSKFYDFTPTDNTGKPFPFADLKGKVVLVVNTASKCGFTKQYAELEQIYEKYKDQGFVIVGFPCNQFGHQEPGSAEEIATFCKVNFGVTFPLMKKIDVNGTNADPIYVWLKDQKPGLLGFKGIKWNFEKFLINKKGEVFQRYSSVKTPGNISEDIEKLLKQ; from the coding sequence ATGTCGAAATTTTATGACTTCACTCCTACCGATAATACCGGTAAACCATTTCCCTTTGCAGACCTTAAAGGCAAGGTTGTACTTGTGGTGAACACTGCTTCTAAGTGTGGTTTCACCAAGCAGTATGCGGAATTGGAACAGATCTATGAGAAGTATAAGGATCAGGGTTTTGTTATCGTTGGATTCCCTTGCAACCAATTTGGTCATCAGGAACCAGGCTCTGCTGAGGAGATTGCAACTTTCTGTAAAGTGAACTTCGGTGTTACATTTccattgatgaagaagattgacGTCAATGGCACTAATGCCGACCCTATTTACGTGTGGTTGAAAGACCAAAAACCGGGATTGTTGGGCTTCAAGGGTATCAAGTGGAACTTTGAGAAGTTTTTGATCAATAAGAAGGGTGAGGTGTTCCAAAGATATTCATCGGTGAAGACACCTGGAAACATTTCagaggatattgaaaagTTATTGAAACAATGA
- the RIB1 gene encoding GTP cyclohydrolase II (BUSCO:EOG09342EI4) has protein sequence MTTTQPAALLSVPSAEDMFANMPLVSPTITPTESEAEEELRQFEEEGYHNATAHHHRTAQEMLSHNVDTLISDDEIEAKRNQLPDLLPEVECIARARIPTTQGPEIFLHMYSNNVDKKEHLAIIFGEDIRSRSLFKRKLGETQSDRMTRGAYVGRLYPGRTNADKDEKLGLEIHFDREGNIIDDEAQIHRGPTLVRIHSECYTGETAWSARCDCGEQFDEAGRLMGQNGHGCIVYLRQEGRGIGLGEKLKAYNLQDLGSDTVQANLILRHPADKRSYSLATAILIDLGLFDIRLLTNNPDKIIAVEGKKRLVKVVERVPMIPLAWQKRKGIESKEIEGYLRTKIERMGHLLSKPTQ, from the coding sequence ATGACCACTACACAACCGGCCGCCCTTTTAAGTGTGCCCTCTGCCGAGGATATGTTTGCGAACATGCCCCTTGTTTCGCCTACAATCACTCCTACAGAATcagaggcagaagaagagctaaGACAGTTTGAGGAGGAAGGTTATCACAATGCAACAGCTCACCATCACCGAACTGCACAAGAGATGCTCAGTCACAATGTAGATACATTGATTTCTGATGACGAGATTGAAGCCAAGAGAAACCAGCTACCCGATTTGCTTCCTGAAGTTGAATGTATAGCGCGTGCTAGGATTCCAACTACTCAAGGGCCAGAGATTTTTTTGCACATGTACTCGAATAACGTGGACAAAAAGGAACATTTGGCGATAATTTTTGGAGAGGACATCAGGTCAAGATCattgttcaaaagaaagttgGGCGAAACTCAGTCAGATAGAATGACTCGGGGTGCCTACGTGGGTAGATTGTATCCAGGACGAACCAATGCCGATAAGGATGAGAAATTGGGACTTGAGATTCATTTTGATAGGGAAGGAAATATTATTGACGATGAAGCCCAGATTCATAGAGGGCCTACATTGGTGAGAATACATTCTGAATGCTACACTGGAGAGACGGCGTGGAGTGCCAGATGTGACTGTGGAGAACAGTTTGATGAGGCCGGTAGGCTAATGGGACAGAATGGTCATGGCTGCATAGTTTACTTGCGTCAAGAAGGACGTGGTATAGGATTAGGAGAGAAGTTAAAGGCTTACAATTTGCAGGATTTAGGTTCGGATACTGTTCAGGCCAATTTGATTCTAAGACATCCCGCAGATAAGAGAAGTTATTCACTTGCCACAGCTATTCTTATAGATCTTGGATTATTTGATATCAGATTACTTACAAACAATCCTGATAAAATTATTGCTGTGGAggggaagaagagactggTTAAGGTTGTGGAGAGAGTGCCTATGATTCCATTAGCAtggcagaagaggaaaggTATTGAATCCaaggaaattgaaggatacTTGAGAACCAagatagaaagaatggGACACCTGTTGAGTAAGCCCACTCAGTAA
- a CDS encoding uncharacterized protein (EggNog:ENOG41) encodes MTLSERQEWILGGSLVLGGLALYIQSSKHPLIKPTKVVYPPKNGGSPNNRIYQIIRDPSELDPLLVTKAPLLLNFVRLGEPASSKLTISLQKIVSTDMVKENKAVSMVSVECDGTENIPLAVKYAIKEIPSILCLDKQLPAGNYVDLDLNRDPQNTEVKVEQLTQWVREHAKDITDDQHN; translated from the coding sequence ATGACTCTCTCAGAAAGGCAGGAATGGATTTTAGGGGGATCTTTGGTTCTTGGTGGATTGGCACTCTACATCCAATCTTCAAAGCACCCATTAATTAAGCCTACCAAGGTAGTCTATCCGCCTAAAAATGGAGGATCTCCTAATAATAGAATCTATCAAATAATTAGAGATCCCTCGGAATTAGACCCTCTACTTGTTACAAAGGCACCTCTTTTATTGAACTTTGTCAGATTGGGCGAACCTGCTTCTAGTAAACTCACCATTTCTTTGCAAAAGATCGTGAGTACGGACATGGTCAAGGAAAACAAGGCGGTTAGTATGGTGAGCGTTGAATGCGATGGGACGGAAAATATTCCGCTAGCAGTTAAATACGCAATCAAGGAGATTCCCTCAATTTTGTGCCTTGATAAACAGCTTCCGGCGGGTAACTACGTAGATTTGGACTTGAACCGGGATCCCCAGAATACCGAGGTGAAAGTGGAACAGTTAACACAATGGGTTCGGGAACACGCTAAGGATATCACGGATGATCAGCACAATTAA
- the IMA3_1 gene encoding oligo-1,6-glucosidase ima3 (CAZy:GH13) produces MAATTLHLHPETKPEWWKEATVYQIYPASFKDSNNDGWGDLNGIKSKLGYLKDLGVDCIWICPFYESPQKDMGYDIADYEKVWSTYGTNKDIFDLIDKVHSMRMKIVVDLVLCYTSDQNKWFKESRSSIDNPKRDWFMWKKPKGYDKSGKPIPPNNWRSFFGGSSWEYDKKTKEFYLHTFTVEQPDYNWENAECRAAMFENAVGYWLRHGVDGFRIDVGGMYSKVAGLPDAPITNPKDEYQMAGELSQNGPRIHEYHKLMHHYMMSQIDDKRDLLTVGEIGTADDKNQFLYTGADRGELSEMFNCKHVSLGQSEAFKYDVVQFSLKDFKLALADSFLWANGTNGWSTAFLENHDQSRSVSRFGNDSTPESRVASGKLLATLLISLTGTLYVYQGQELGCVNCKDWKISDFEDVECLNNYRIFCEKYGKNSQEVVDFKKGIDMFSRDHARAPFPWSSEKPYADFTDGAKPWLKINEFFKTGINAADEIKDPNSVLNFWKKALKFRKANKDILIYGYDFEFIDLENLKLFSFTKKYGFKTLFAALNFSDDDLKFTLPKDKSFKFVFGTHSLPKQSETVLRPWEARLYLAD; encoded by the coding sequence ATGGCGGCTACAACTCTTCACTTACACCCCGAAACCAAACCAGAATGGTGGAAGGAAGCAACTGTTTATCAAATTTATCCTGCATCCTTCAAGGACTCTAACAATGATGGATGGGGTGACCTAAATGGAATCAAGTCAAAGCTTGGATACTTGAAGGATCTCGGAGTGGATTGCATCTGGATATGTCCATTCTATGAGTCTCCTCAGAAGGATATGGGTTATGATATCGCTGACTATGAGAAGGTCTGGTCGACTTACGGTACGAACAAGGACATTTTTGACTTGATCGACAAAGTGCACAGCATGCGTATGAAGATCGTTGTTGACTTAGTTCTCTGTTACACCTCTGACCAGAACAAGTGGTTCAAAGAGTCCAGGTCTAGTATTGATAATCCTAAAAGAGATTGGTTTATGTGGAAAAAGCCAAAGGGATATGACAAGTCTGGAAAACCTATTCCACCGAACAATTGgagatctttctttggtggATCGTCTTGGGAATACGACAAGAAGACAAAAGAGTTTTACTTGCACACGTTCACAGTCGAACAGCCCGATTACAACTGGGAAAATGCCGAGTGTCGTGCTGCTATGTTTGAGAATGCAGTTGGTTACTGGTTGAGACACGGGGTTGATGGCTTCAGAATAGATGTTGGCGGTATGTACTCGAAGGTTGCTGGTTTACCAGATGCTCCAATCACCAATCCTAAGGATGAATATCAGATGGCAGGAGAACTTTCCCAAAACGGACCAAGAATCCATGAATATCATAAATTGATGCATCACTACATGATGTCCCAAATTGATGACAAGAGAGATCTTTTGACTGTTGGTGAGATTGGTACTGCAGACGACAAAAATCAGTTCCTTTATACAGGAGCTGACAGAGGAGAGTTGTCTGAGATGTTCAACTGTAAGCATGTTAGTCTTGGCCAGTCGGAAGCCTTTAAGTACGATGTTGTGCAATTTAGCttgaaagatttcaagCTTGCTCTTGCGGACTCTTTCCTTTGGGCCAATGGCACCAATGGATGGTCCACGGCTTTCTTAGAGAATCATGATCAGTCAAGATCTGTCTCTCGATTTGGTAATGATTCTACACCGGAATCACGGGTTGCTTCCGGTAAACTTTTGGCAACTCtcttgatttctttgaccGGCACATTATATGTATACCAAGGACAAGAATTGGGTTGTGTAAACTGCAAAGATTGGAAAATCAGTGACTTTGAGGACGTTGAATGTCTCAACAACTACAGAATCTTTTGCGAGAAATACGGAAAGAATTCACAGGAGGTTGTCGACTTCAAAAAGGGTATAGACATGTTCTCTAGAGATCATGCTCGTGCTCCTTTCCCATGGTCCAGCGAGAAACCTTATGCTGATTTCACTGATGGTGCTAAGCCTTGGCTCAAGATAAACgaattcttcaagactGGAATTAATGCTGCAGACGAAATCAAGGACCCGAATTCCGTTTTGaacttctggaagaaagcattgaagTTTAGAAAGGCCAACAAAGATATTTTAATCTACGGTTATGACTTTGAGTTCATTGACTTGGAAAATCTAAAGCTATTTTCATTCACTAAGAAGTATGGCTTCAAAACCTTGTTTGCTGCATTAAACTTCTCGGATGACGATCTAAAGTTTACTTTGCCTAAGGATAAGTCGTTCAAATTTGTTTTTGGCACTCACAGCCTTCCAAAGCAATCTGAGACTGTCTTGAGACCATGGGAGGCAAGATTATATCTTGCAGATTAA